Proteins encoded within one genomic window of Ideonella dechloratans:
- a CDS encoding sigma-54 interaction domain-containing protein has product MTSTPYARLLTLPNAEQAALTIRAKALIFHDAKSLALLRQVERIACSDANVLIMGESGTGKELVARHIHAESERRGPFVAVNCGAFSDNLIEAELFGHEAGAFTGAQQARAGWFEAAQGGTLFLDEVGDLPLAMQVKLLRVLQERQVVRLGSRRPIPVDVRLVAATNVHLEQAVQAGRFRLDLYYRLNVAPVLLPPLRERTGDILPLVHYFIDYYSQRMDSDRPRLSDEATQMLRAYAWPGNIRELENVVHFALIVCQHGRIEAGDLRLPGLPLQTAESRPPATTPEPCDGLAAIRSGLYRLLDLDTPHVYERIEELLFTAAFAYCQENQVRTARQLGISRNILRTQLKRFGLIRDTGLEAAGEAAGT; this is encoded by the coding sequence ATGACTTCGACTCCCTACGCCCGGCTGCTGACGCTGCCCAATGCAGAGCAGGCGGCCCTGACGATCCGGGCCAAGGCCCTGATCTTCCATGACGCCAAGTCGCTGGCGCTGCTGCGTCAGGTGGAGCGCATCGCCTGCAGCGATGCGAACGTGCTGATCATGGGTGAATCGGGTACCGGCAAGGAGCTGGTGGCCCGCCATATCCATGCCGAGAGCGAGCGGCGCGGACCGTTCGTGGCCGTCAATTGCGGGGCCTTCAGCGACAACCTGATCGAGGCGGAGCTGTTCGGCCACGAGGCGGGTGCTTTCACCGGGGCCCAGCAGGCCCGGGCCGGCTGGTTCGAGGCGGCGCAGGGGGGCACCCTGTTCCTGGATGAGGTGGGTGACCTGCCGCTGGCCATGCAGGTCAAGCTGTTGCGCGTGCTGCAGGAGCGGCAGGTCGTGCGCTTGGGCTCGCGCAGGCCCATTCCCGTCGATGTGCGCCTGGTGGCTGCGACCAATGTCCATCTGGAACAAGCGGTGCAAGCCGGGCGCTTTCGGCTGGATCTTTACTACCGCCTGAATGTCGCGCCGGTGCTGCTGCCCCCCTTGCGTGAGCGCACGGGCGACATCCTGCCGCTGGTCCACTACTTCATCGACTACTACAGCCAGCGCATGGACAGCGACAGGCCCCGTCTGAGTGACGAGGCGACGCAGATGCTGCGTGCCTACGCCTGGCCCGGCAACATCCGCGAACTGGAGAACGTGGTGCATTTCGCGCTGATCGTCTGCCAGCATGGGCGCATCGAGGCCGGGGATCTGCGCCTGCCCGGTCTGCCTTTGCAGACTGCCGAAAGTCGCCCCCCGGCCACGACGCCGGAACCGTGCGACGGCTTGGCGGCCATCCGCAGTGGCCTGTACCGGCTGCTGGATCTGGACACGCCCCATGTCTACGAGCGCATCGAAGAGCTGCTGTTCACCGCGGCCTTCGCGTACTGCCAGGAGAACCAGGTGCGGACCGCGCGTCAGCTCGGCATCTCCCGCAACATCCTGCGCACCCAGCTCAAGCGCTTCGGCCTCATCCGTGACACAGGTCTTGAAGCCGCAGGCGAAGCAGCGGGCACCTAG
- the purT gene encoding formate-dependent phosphoribosylglycinamide formyltransferase, with protein MAVRPLGTPLSPSATRVMLLGSGELGKEVLIALQRLGVETIAVDRYHNAPGQQVAHHARTIAMSDPEQLRPLIEAEQPDLVVPEIEAIATPVLEALEAEGKIRCIPTARAARLTMDREGIRRLAAEALDLPTSPYRFCDSLAELQAAIDGSDGHPAIGYPCIVKPVMSSSGKGQSKIDGPADVQKAWDYAMAGGRVATGRIIVEGFIDFDYEITQLTVRAVGASGQVETHFCDPIGHVQVSGDYVESWQPHPMSPVAQQKARDIAQAITANLGGQGLFGVELFVKGDMVWFSEVSPRPHDTGMVTMITQWQNEFELHARAILGLPVDTSLKSPGASAVIYGGVDAQGIVFDGVAEALQVPNSDIRLFGKPESFTKRRMGVALVHDADVEVARTQAKLAASKVKPRVA; from the coding sequence ATGGCTGTCCGCCCCCTGGGTACCCCGCTGTCCCCGTCTGCCACCCGCGTGATGCTGCTGGGCTCCGGCGAGCTCGGCAAGGAAGTGCTGATCGCCCTGCAGCGCCTGGGGGTGGAAACCATCGCGGTGGACCGCTACCACAACGCCCCCGGCCAGCAGGTGGCCCACCATGCCCGCACCATCGCGATGAGCGACCCCGAGCAGCTGCGCCCCCTGATCGAGGCCGAGCAGCCCGACCTGGTGGTGCCGGAGATCGAGGCCATCGCCACGCCGGTGCTGGAGGCCCTGGAGGCCGAGGGCAAGATCCGCTGCATCCCGACCGCGCGCGCCGCGCGCCTGACCATGGACCGCGAGGGCATCCGCCGCCTGGCCGCCGAGGCGCTGGACCTGCCCACCAGCCCCTACCGCTTCTGCGATTCGCTGGCCGAACTGCAGGCCGCCATCGACGGCAGCGATGGCCATCCCGCCATCGGCTACCCCTGCATCGTCAAGCCGGTGATGAGCAGCTCCGGCAAGGGCCAGAGCAAGATCGATGGCCCGGCCGATGTGCAGAAGGCCTGGGACTACGCCATGGCCGGCGGCCGCGTGGCCACCGGCCGCATCATCGTCGAGGGCTTCATCGACTTCGACTACGAGATCACCCAGCTGACCGTGCGCGCCGTGGGCGCCTCGGGCCAGGTCGAGACGCACTTCTGCGACCCGATCGGCCATGTGCAGGTCAGCGGCGACTATGTGGAGAGCTGGCAGCCCCACCCGATGAGCCCGGTGGCCCAGCAGAAGGCCCGCGACATCGCCCAGGCCATCACCGCCAACCTGGGCGGCCAGGGCCTGTTCGGCGTCGAGCTTTTCGTCAAGGGTGACATGGTGTGGTTCAGCGAGGTCAGCCCCCGCCCGCACGACACCGGCATGGTGACGATGATCACCCAGTGGCAGAACGAGTTTGAACTGCACGCCCGCGCCATCTTGGGCCTGCCGGTGGACACCTCGCTCAAGAGCCCCGGCGCCAGCGCGGTGATCTATGGCGGCGTCGACGCCCAAGGCATCGTCTTCGACGGCGTGGCCGAGGCCCTGCAGGTGCCGAATTCCGACATCCGCCTCTTCGGCAAGCCCGAAAGCTTCACCAAGCGCCGCATGGGCGTCGCCCTGGTGCACGACGCCGATGTCGAGGTGGCCCGGACCCAGGCCAAGCTGGCGGCCAGCAAGGTCAAGCCGCGGGTGGCCTGA
- the ppk2 gene encoding polyphosphate kinase 2, giving the protein MARQQPTPDSDTPASVETSAPPRRKPRTPAPVAVGSVRPKANARALQKLEVEAAREAAQVVQAEVVGGLMQSGLSTDPLRALLDGASPDDLKALRREINARRKPAPSGIDPDLELAAGWREGHYPYKNLLSRRSYEEQKYRLQVELLKLQAWVKETRQRVVILFEGRDAAGKGGTIKRFMEHLNPRGARVVALEKPSEVEQGQWYFQRYIQHLPTRGEIVMFDRSWYNRSGVERVMGFCSDYQYQEFLRQAPEFERQLVRDGVHLFKFWFSVSRSEQRRRFKERELHPLKQWKLSPINLASLDKWDDYTRAKEAMFLHCDTSDAPWTVIKSDCKKRARLNAMRYVLHRLSYGKKNLEAIGPVDPLIVGRPSLVPSLSEDQLASMEGQA; this is encoded by the coding sequence ATGGCTCGACAACAACCCACCCCCGATTCCGACACCCCGGCCAGCGTCGAGACGTCCGCGCCTCCCCGGCGCAAGCCGCGCACCCCGGCCCCGGTGGCCGTGGGCAGCGTGCGCCCCAAGGCCAACGCACGGGCGTTGCAGAAGCTGGAGGTGGAGGCGGCCCGCGAGGCCGCCCAGGTCGTGCAGGCCGAGGTGGTGGGCGGGCTGATGCAGTCCGGCCTGTCGACCGACCCGCTGCGGGCCCTGCTCGACGGCGCCTCGCCCGACGACCTCAAGGCCCTGCGCCGCGAGATCAACGCCCGCCGCAAGCCGGCCCCCAGCGGCATCGACCCCGACCTGGAGCTGGCCGCCGGCTGGCGCGAGGGCCACTATCCCTACAAGAACCTGCTCTCGCGCCGCAGCTACGAGGAGCAGAAGTACCGCCTGCAGGTGGAGCTGCTGAAGCTGCAGGCCTGGGTCAAGGAAACCCGCCAGCGGGTGGTCATCCTCTTCGAGGGCCGCGACGCGGCCGGCAAGGGCGGCACCATCAAGCGCTTCATGGAACACCTGAACCCCCGCGGTGCACGCGTGGTGGCGCTGGAGAAACCCAGCGAGGTCGAGCAGGGCCAGTGGTACTTCCAGCGCTACATCCAGCACCTGCCCACCCGCGGCGAGATCGTGATGTTCGACCGCAGCTGGTACAACCGCTCCGGCGTGGAACGGGTGATGGGCTTCTGCTCGGATTACCAGTACCAGGAGTTCCTGCGCCAGGCCCCCGAGTTCGAGCGCCAGCTGGTGCGCGACGGCGTGCACCTGTTCAAGTTCTGGTTCTCGGTCAGCCGCAGCGAGCAGCGCCGCCGCTTCAAGGAGCGCGAACTGCACCCGCTCAAGCAGTGGAAGCTCAGCCCCATCAACCTGGCCAGCCTGGACAAATGGGACGACTACACCCGCGCCAAGGAGGCCATGTTCCTGCACTGCGACACCTCCGACGCGCCCTGGACGGTGATCAAGTCGGACTGCAAGAAACGCGCGCGGCTGAACGCGATGCGCTATGTGCTGCACCGCCTGTCCTACGGCAAGAAGAACCTGGAGGCCATCGGTCCGGTGGACCCGCTGATCGTGGGCCGGCCCTCGTTGGTGCCCAGCCTGAGCGAGGACCAGCTCGCCTCCATGGAAGGCCAGGCCTGA
- the ahcY gene encoding adenosylhomocysteinase yields the protein MNAALPKTALAPEQYVVADLSLADWGRKELTIAEHEMPALMAIRQEYAASQPLKGARIAGSLHMTIQTGVLVETLQALGAEVRWASCNIFSTQDHAAAALVAAGTPVFAYKGETLVDYWDYTHRIFEFGAKGTPGEGPNMILDDGGDATLLMHLGQKAEKDLSVLANPGSEEERILFAAIKAKLAVDPTWYSRKSAEIIGVTEETTTGVHRLNEMSAKGTLLFRAINVNDSVTKSKFDNLYGCRESLVDGIKRATDVMVAGKIAVVCGYGDVGKGSAQALRALSAQVWVTEIDPINALQAAMEGFRVVTMEWAAPQADIFVTTTGNRDVITYEHMAAMKNNAIVCNIGHFDNEIQVAKLEEKCQWEEIKPQVDHVIFPDGHRIILLAKGRLVNLGCATGHPSYVMSSSFANQTLAQIELFTRPNDYAAGQVYVLPKKLDEKVARLQLSTLNAQLTTLTPEQAAYIGVSVEGPYKPDTYRY from the coding sequence ATGAACGCTGCACTGCCCAAGACCGCCCTGGCCCCCGAACAGTACGTGGTGGCCGATCTTTCCCTGGCCGACTGGGGCCGCAAGGAACTGACCATTGCCGAGCACGAGATGCCCGCGCTGATGGCCATCCGCCAGGAATACGCCGCCAGCCAGCCCCTGAAGGGCGCGCGCATCGCCGGCTCGCTGCACATGACCATCCAGACCGGCGTGCTGGTGGAGACGCTGCAGGCCCTGGGCGCCGAGGTGCGCTGGGCCTCCTGCAACATCTTCTCGACCCAGGACCACGCCGCCGCAGCACTGGTGGCCGCCGGCACGCCGGTGTTCGCCTACAAGGGCGAGACGCTGGTGGACTACTGGGACTACACCCATCGCATCTTCGAGTTCGGCGCCAAGGGCACTCCGGGCGAAGGCCCCAACATGATCCTGGACGACGGCGGCGACGCGACGCTGCTGATGCACCTGGGTCAGAAGGCCGAGAAGGACCTGTCGGTGCTGGCCAACCCGGGCTCGGAAGAAGAGCGCATCCTCTTCGCCGCCATCAAGGCCAAGCTGGCCGTGGACCCGACCTGGTACAGCCGCAAGTCGGCCGAGATCATCGGCGTGACCGAGGAGACCACCACGGGCGTGCACCGCCTCAACGAGATGAGCGCCAAGGGCACGCTGCTGTTCCGCGCCATCAACGTCAACGACTCGGTCACCAAGAGCAAGTTCGACAACCTCTACGGCTGCCGCGAGTCGCTGGTGGACGGCATCAAGCGCGCCACCGACGTGATGGTGGCCGGCAAGATCGCCGTGGTCTGCGGCTACGGTGACGTGGGCAAGGGTTCGGCCCAGGCCCTGCGTGCGCTGAGCGCCCAGGTGTGGGTGACCGAGATCGACCCGATCAACGCCCTGCAGGCCGCGATGGAAGGCTTCCGCGTGGTGACGATGGAGTGGGCCGCCCCCCAGGCCGACATCTTCGTGACCACCACCGGCAACCGCGACGTGATCACCTACGAGCACATGGCGGCGATGAAGAACAACGCCATCGTCTGCAACATCGGCCACTTCGACAACGAGATCCAGGTCGCCAAGCTGGAAGAGAAGTGTCAGTGGGAGGAGATCAAGCCCCAGGTGGACCACGTGATCTTCCCGGACGGCCACCGCATCATCCTGCTGGCCAAAGGCCGCTTGGTGAACCTGGGCTGCGCCACCGGCCACCCCAGCTACGTGATGAGCTCCAGCTTCGCCAACCAGACCCTGGCTCAGATCGAGCTGTTCACCCGCCCGAACGACTACGCGGCCGGCCAGGTCTATGTGCTGCCCAAGAAGCTCGACGAGAAGGTGGCCCGCCTGCAGCTGAGCACGCTCAACGCCCAGCTGACCACGCTGACGCCCGAGCAGGCCGCCTACATCGGCGTGTCCGTCGAAGGCCCCTACAAGCCCGACACTTACCGCTACTGA
- a CDS encoding TlyA family RNA methyltransferase, producing the protein MRADQLLVQQGLAPSRSAAQRLIERGAVRWLGPRGWQQPKKAGEDLPAGCEIEVTDDAELRWASRGGLKLEGALREAGLDLHDTVALDVGQSTGGFTDVLLHAGCRRVVGVDVGRDQLLPRLRQDPRVTALEGINARELSPAALGTAWPAEGFDLITGDLSFISLSLVLPALAPLLAPGGTLLMLVKPQFELQPGDIGKGGLVKDQAAHARVETRLREACAACGLAVTAWRDSPITGGDGNREFFVQAQRA; encoded by the coding sequence GTGCGCGCCGACCAGCTTCTCGTTCAGCAGGGCCTGGCGCCCAGCCGGTCGGCCGCACAGCGGCTGATCGAGCGCGGCGCCGTGCGCTGGCTCGGCCCGCGAGGCTGGCAGCAGCCCAAGAAGGCGGGTGAGGATCTGCCCGCGGGCTGCGAGATCGAGGTCACCGACGATGCCGAGCTGCGCTGGGCCTCGCGCGGCGGCCTCAAGCTCGAAGGCGCGCTGCGCGAAGCCGGCCTGGACCTGCATGACACGGTGGCGCTGGACGTGGGTCAGAGCACCGGCGGCTTCACCGACGTGCTGCTGCACGCCGGCTGCCGTCGGGTGGTGGGTGTGGACGTGGGCCGCGACCAGCTGCTGCCCCGGCTGCGCCAGGACCCGCGGGTGACGGCGCTGGAAGGCATCAACGCCCGCGAGCTCAGCCCCGCCGCCCTCGGCACGGCCTGGCCCGCAGAGGGCTTCGACCTGATCACCGGCGACCTGTCCTTCATCTCGCTGAGCCTGGTGCTGCCCGCCCTGGCGCCGCTGCTGGCGCCCGGGGGCACGCTGCTGATGCTGGTCAAGCCGCAGTTCGAGCTGCAGCCCGGCGACATCGGCAAGGGCGGGCTGGTCAAGGACCAGGCCGCCCACGCCCGGGTGGAGACCCGGCTGCGCGAGGCCTGCGCCGCCTGCGGCCTGGCCGTCACCGCCTGGCGCGACAGCCCCATCACCGGCGGCGACGGCAACCGCGAATTTTTCGTTCAGGCGCAACGTGCCTGA
- the metF gene encoding methylenetetrahydrofolate reductase [NAD(P)H], with translation MTPDFPLSLEFFPPKTPEGAEKLAAARQQLYALDPTFCSVTYGAGGSTQDGTLQTVQAILAEGRDSASHFTCVGATRDSVREKLAQFKAMGLRRLVALRGDLPSGYGSMGEFRYASELVAFIRAETGDHFHLEVAAYPEMHPQARSPQADLQAFAAKVAAGASSAITQFFFNADAYFRFVDEAHALGVNVPIVPGIMPITNASGILRFADSCGADIPRWIRLRLQSFGDDSASIKAFGLEVVGALCERLRAGGAPGLHFYTMNQSGPTLTLCRQLGLVA, from the coding sequence ATGACCCCCGACTTTCCCCTGAGCCTGGAATTCTTCCCGCCCAAGACGCCCGAGGGCGCCGAGAAGCTGGCGGCCGCGCGGCAGCAGCTCTACGCGCTGGACCCGACCTTCTGCTCGGTCACCTACGGCGCCGGTGGCTCCACCCAGGACGGCACCTTGCAGACCGTGCAGGCCATCCTGGCCGAAGGCCGCGACAGCGCCTCGCACTTCACCTGTGTGGGCGCCACCCGCGACTCGGTGCGCGAGAAGCTGGCCCAGTTCAAGGCCATGGGCCTGCGCCGCCTGGTCGCGCTGCGGGGCGATCTGCCCAGTGGCTACGGCAGCATGGGCGAGTTCCGCTACGCCAGCGAGCTGGTGGCCTTCATCCGCGCCGAGACGGGCGACCACTTTCACCTCGAAGTGGCGGCCTACCCCGAGATGCACCCGCAGGCCCGCAGCCCGCAGGCCGACCTGCAGGCCTTCGCCGCCAAGGTGGCCGCCGGCGCCAGCTCGGCCATCACCCAGTTCTTCTTCAACGCCGACGCCTACTTCCGCTTCGTCGACGAGGCGCACGCCCTGGGCGTGAACGTGCCCATCGTGCCGGGCATCATGCCCATCACCAATGCCAGCGGCATCCTGCGCTTCGCCGACAGCTGCGGCGCCGACATCCCGCGCTGGATCCGGCTGCGCCTGCAGAGCTTCGGCGACGACAGCGCCAGCATCAAGGCCTTCGGCCTGGAAGTGGTGGGCGCGCTGTGCGAGCGCCTGCGCGCCGGCGGCGCCCCGGGCCTGCACTTCTACACGATGAACCAGAGCGGGCCGACGCTGACCCTCTGCCGGCAGCTGGGCCTGGTGGCCTGA
- a CDS encoding OmpW/AlkL family protein, whose amino-acid sequence MRKQLIALAAVAALAPQFAAAQDSGNWLVRGRALYLQSDNGGSTTPDLKLSTNDKAFPELDISYFFTPNVAAELILTYPQYQEIKSDGTKIGGFRHLPPTLTAQYHFTNFQGFRPYVGAGVNFTSITQVHWTNADVAALKPSISDNSFGWALQAGVDIPVGNGWLVNLDVKKVKIGVDVKVDGTKIGDFNVDPLLFSVGVGYRF is encoded by the coding sequence ATGCGCAAGCAACTGATCGCCCTGGCCGCCGTGGCCGCCCTGGCCCCCCAATTCGCCGCCGCCCAAGATTCTGGCAACTGGCTGGTGCGTGGCCGTGCGCTCTACCTGCAATCGGACAACGGTGGCTCGACCACCCCCGACCTGAAGCTGTCGACCAACGACAAGGCCTTCCCGGAACTGGACATCAGCTACTTCTTCACGCCCAACGTGGCTGCTGAGCTGATCCTGACCTACCCGCAGTACCAGGAAATCAAGTCGGACGGCACCAAGATCGGCGGCTTCCGTCACCTGCCCCCGACCCTGACCGCCCAGTACCACTTCACCAACTTCCAGGGCTTCCGCCCCTACGTCGGTGCCGGTGTCAACTTCACCAGCATCACCCAGGTCCACTGGACGAACGCCGATGTGGCGGCACTGAAGCCCAGCATCTCCGACAACAGCTTCGGCTGGGCGCTGCAGGCCGGCGTGGACATCCCGGTCGGCAATGGCTGGCTGGTGAACCTGGACGTCAAGAAGGTCAAGATCGGTGTGGACGTCAAGGTCGACGGCACCAAGATCGGCGACTTCAACGTCGATCCGCTGCTGTTCAGCGTCGGCGTCGGCTACCGCTTCTGA
- a CDS encoding 5-formyltetrahydrofolate cyclo-ligase: protein MTLPFKLNLEPSRDKAQLRKQLQAERMALLDRHQRAAHLQEVLMVWLISRPEKTIGAYWPIKGEFDALPALYRWSEAAEAGEERRIGLPVINRETKQLTFHVWYPGCPMEEDAYGIPKPKDTEAFHPELLLVPCVGYGPGGVRLGYGGGFYDRTLAALQPRPVTAGVGYTHGYVPWLQAEPHDIPLDAILTDEGVYWQRGED, encoded by the coding sequence ATGACCCTGCCGTTCAAGCTCAACCTCGAACCCTCGCGCGACAAGGCCCAGCTGCGCAAGCAGCTGCAGGCCGAACGCATGGCCCTGCTGGACCGCCACCAGCGGGCCGCGCACCTCCAGGAGGTGCTGATGGTCTGGCTGATCAGTCGACCCGAGAAGACCATCGGGGCCTACTGGCCGATCAAGGGCGAGTTCGACGCCTTGCCGGCGCTCTACCGCTGGAGCGAGGCGGCCGAGGCCGGCGAGGAACGCCGCATCGGCCTGCCGGTGATCAACCGCGAGACCAAGCAGCTGACCTTCCATGTCTGGTATCCCGGCTGTCCGATGGAGGAGGATGCCTACGGCATTCCCAAGCCCAAGGACACCGAGGCCTTCCACCCCGAGCTGCTGCTGGTGCCCTGCGTGGGCTACGGCCCCGGCGGGGTGCGCCTGGGCTATGGCGGCGGCTTCTACGACCGCACGCTGGCGGCGCTGCAGCCGCGACCGGTGACGGCCGGCGTGGGCTACACCCATGGCTACGTGCCCTGGCTGCAGGCCGAGCCGCACGACATCCCGCTGGACGCCATCCTCACCGACGAGGGCGTGTACTGGCAGCGCGGCGAGGACTGA
- a CDS encoding DUF2917 domain-containing protein, protein MMKLHSTMCLDGVWRGRAGQAGELLVATGRVWLTRDGDLADHVLAAGDRLRLAAGDRITLEPWAPGRAPVLLWQVPEHLHGLRAVLGAGARLLAARLERAARRLQAWAGELSAA, encoded by the coding sequence ATGATGAAGCTGCATTCCACGATGTGCCTCGACGGGGTCTGGCGTGGCCGGGCGGGGCAGGCCGGCGAACTGCTGGTGGCCACCGGTCGCGTGTGGCTGACCCGGGACGGTGATCTGGCCGACCATGTGCTGGCCGCGGGCGATCGCCTGCGCCTGGCGGCGGGCGACCGCATCACGCTGGAGCCCTGGGCGCCGGGCCGCGCGCCGGTGCTGCTCTGGCAGGTGCCCGAGCACCTGCATGGGCTGCGGGCGGTCTTGGGGGCCGGGGCCCGCCTGCTGGCCGCCCGGCTCGAGCGCGCGGCCCGCCGGCTGCAGGCCTGGGCGGGTGAGCTGTCGGCCGCCTGA
- a CDS encoding LysR family transcriptional regulator, producing the protein MNHLSQRPLALDCLRSFEAVARRLSFSAAAEEMHLTQPAISRQIKGLEEELGAPLFTRGTRKVELTAAGQALLRTVAPLLIRLDGTVRQIRLARSRHQVSLTTFPSFASLWLMPRLVAFERLHPSLDIRISASDRLVDEDDPELDLALRQCRPERAPASAIRLFGEVLSPVIGAGLAAAVARGDAPPLRQPADLAQHTLLEMDDGSAHSSALAWPAWLAAQGLDRLQPKRWFSTNYTHQQMQAALAGQGVALARLALVHDGLARGELVEPFGPACRLWSQHDYWLVPLGGSQPPRPEQQAFTRWVLDQAAATRQAIGDHADPDSLAHAD; encoded by the coding sequence ATGAATCACCTGAGCCAGCGCCCGCTTGCCCTGGACTGCCTGCGCAGCTTCGAAGCAGTGGCCCGGCGCCTGAGCTTCAGCGCCGCGGCCGAGGAGATGCACCTCACCCAGCCCGCCATCAGCCGCCAGATCAAGGGGCTGGAGGAGGAGCTGGGCGCGCCGCTGTTCACCCGCGGCACCCGCAAGGTCGAACTCACCGCCGCCGGCCAGGCCCTGCTGCGCACGGTGGCGCCCCTGCTCATCCGGCTGGACGGCACCGTTCGGCAGATCCGCCTGGCCCGCTCGCGCCACCAGGTCAGCCTGACCACCTTCCCTTCCTTCGCCTCGCTGTGGCTGATGCCCCGGCTGGTGGCCTTCGAGCGCCTGCACCCCTCGCTGGACATCCGCATCTCGGCCTCCGACCGCCTGGTGGACGAGGACGATCCCGAACTGGACCTGGCGCTGCGCCAATGCCGGCCCGAGCGCGCACCGGCCTCGGCCATCCGCCTGTTCGGCGAGGTGCTCAGCCCCGTCATCGGCGCCGGTCTGGCCGCAGCCGTGGCCCGGGGGGATGCGCCGCCCCTGCGCCAGCCCGCCGACCTGGCCCAGCACACCCTGCTGGAGATGGACGACGGCAGCGCCCATTCCAGCGCTCTGGCCTGGCCGGCCTGGCTGGCGGCCCAGGGCCTGGACCGGCTGCAGCCCAAGCGCTGGTTCAGCACCAACTACACCCACCAGCAGATGCAGGCCGCGCTGGCCGGCCAGGGCGTGGCGCTGGCGCGGCTGGCCCTGGTGCACGATGGACTGGCGCGCGGCGAACTGGTGGAGCCCTTCGGCCCGGCCTGCCGGCTCTGGAGCCAGCACGACTACTGGCTGGTGCCGCTGGGCGGCAGCCAGCCCCCGCGGCCGGAACAGCAGGCCTTCACCCGCTGGGTGCTGGACCAGGCGGCGGCCACCCGCCAGGCCATCGGCGACCACGCCGACCCCGACAGCCTGGCCCACGCCGACTGA
- a CDS encoding glutathione S-transferase family protein: MQLYIGNKNYSSWSMRPWVLMTHFGLPFEEVLVRFDSFDPGSRFKAVVGALAPTGKVPLLVDGDLVVWDSLAIAETLAERFPQHPLWPADPAARARARSLCAEMHSGFGALRNACPMNIEASLPEVGAQVLREQADVAADLARLQTMWTEALAASGGPFLFGGFGIVDAYYAPVVARLRSYALPVTPVVQAYMDRVWASPGVAAWVAQALAERDFLDFEEPYRKAPGA; encoded by the coding sequence ATGCAGCTCTACATCGGCAACAAGAACTACTCGTCCTGGTCCATGCGCCCCTGGGTGCTGATGACCCACTTCGGCCTGCCCTTCGAGGAGGTCCTGGTCCGTTTCGACAGCTTCGACCCCGGCTCGCGCTTCAAGGCCGTCGTCGGCGCCCTGGCCCCCACCGGCAAGGTGCCGCTGCTGGTGGACGGCGACCTGGTCGTCTGGGACTCGCTGGCCATTGCCGAGACCCTGGCCGAGCGCTTCCCGCAGCACCCGCTGTGGCCGGCCGACCCCGCCGCACGGGCCCGCGCCCGCAGCCTGTGCGCCGAGATGCACAGCGGCTTCGGCGCGCTGCGCAACGCCTGCCCGATGAACATCGAGGCCAGTCTGCCCGAGGTGGGCGCGCAGGTGCTGCGCGAACAAGCGGACGTGGCCGCCGACCTGGCCCGCCTCCAGACCATGTGGACCGAGGCCCTGGCGGCCAGCGGCGGCCCCTTCCTGTTCGGCGGTTTCGGCATCGTCGATGCCTACTACGCCCCGGTCGTCGCGCGGCTGCGCAGCTACGCGCTGCCGGTCACGCCGGTCGTGCAGGCCTACATGGACCGGGTCTGGGCCAGCCCCGGCGTGGCCGCCTGGGTGGCCCAGGCCCTGGCGGAGCGGGACTTCCTGGACTTCGAGGAACCCTATCGCAAGGCCCCCGGCGCCTGA